From Ignisphaera aggregans DSM 17230, the proteins below share one genomic window:
- a CDS encoding hypothetical protein (KEGG: sai:Saci_1418 hypothetical protein~SPTR: Q4J8Y1 Putative uncharacterized protein): protein MYGNLCEICFEKPAYYRCPLCGRYVCEEHFNRRLNRCYICIESGCNVCYRNLAIAECQLCGRRICHKCSIELDEVRRICYLCIIGSIKIRNTIWKTGRKINKLLHETIKYQGVYL, encoded by the coding sequence TTGTATGGAAATCTATGTGAGATATGTTTTGAAAAACCTGCATATTATCGTTGTCCTCTATGTGGACGTTATGTATGTGAAGAACATTTTAATCGTAGACTTAATAGATGTTATATCTGTATAGAGAGTGGTTGTAATGTATGTTATAGAAATTTAGCTATAGCTGAGTGTCAATTGTGTGGAAGAAGAATATGTCATAAATGTTCTATTGAATTAGATGAAGTAAGGAGGATATGTTACCTATGTATTATAGGCTCCATAAAAATAAGGAATACAATTTGGAAAACTGGAAGAAAAATTAATAAGCTTCTACATGAAACTATTAAATATCAAGGTGTATATCTATGA